GAATATCGCGGGCTTCCGCGACGTCGTCGACGCGCTGGGCGGGGTCGAGCTGTGCATCACCGAGCCGATCCCGTTCGATCCGAAGACGGGGATAGAGGTCGCGGAAGAAGAGCTCGGGATGGTGAAGTTCGACGGCGACCGGGCGCTGCGGTTCGTGCGTTCCAGGAACTTCCCCTCGGGCGACTTCGCACGCATCCAGAACCAGCAGCGCTTCGTGGCCGCCGCGATCAACAAGATCACGTCGACCGAGACGCTGCTGAGCCCGGGGCGACTGCTCGAGCTGGCGGACGTGGCGGGCGACAACCTGAAGACGGACAAGAACACGACGATCCTGGGGCTGCGGAAGCTCGCCCAGCGCCTGCGCTCGTTCGACCCCCAGCGCTACGAGGCCTACGTCGCACCCCACCTCGGCATCGGCAACATCGACGGGGCCTCGGTCGTGCTGCCCGACACCGAGGCGATGGAGGTCCTGTTCGAGGCGGTGGCGAACAACGAGTCGCCCGCCGAGGCGGACGGCGTACCCGGGATCGACCCCTCCACGGTCCGCGTCGGCGTCTACAACGGGAGTGGGATAGACGGAGCCGCGGAGCGAGCCGCCGCCGCGCTGGTAGAGGCGACCGACGCCGGGCGTGGCCCCGTCGAGATCGAAGAGACCGTGAACGCATCGCGCTTGAACCACAAGAGCCACGTGATCTTCTACGACCGCGCGAAACCCGAGACGGAGGCGATGGCCGAGCTGGTGGCGGCCGCGGTGCCGGGGACCCAGATCCAACCGCGCCGGCTGGCCCCGGGCATCGACGTCGCGGTGATCGTCGGCAAAAGGGAGTTCCAGACGGAGAGGGTGGTTCAGCTGGTGCCGATCGAGCTTCCCAAGCCGTCCGCCACCCCCTCGGTCTGTCGGTGAGCGGGCTATGCCGCCTCTTCGTGGGGGCCTCGCTGCGGGCTGGCCGATTTACCAGCATCTGGGTCGGTTTGCGGGGCTGTGGCAGCATCCGGGAGGCAGGGTGAACCAGTAGAACTACACGTTCGAGGGACGTGCCTCCCACTTGCGGGGGGCTTATACCCCCT
This genomic window from Actinomycetota bacterium contains:
- a CDS encoding LCP family protein; the protein is MRNPFKRDPDPFAASRYDGVLRGVRVRERKHPWWHWTVLASLLLITAVAGYGAFKYYETQGDVQVDVPEVQPMAELAPFNALLVGSDSRGDLTEEEQFELGADAVEGERADTIILAHIDPAANRVTMVQFPRDLYVPIPDMGENKINSALERGPNHLVRTIKDLTGLEINQYVQVNIAGFRDVVDALGGVELCITEPIPFDPKTGIEVAEEELGMVKFDGDRALRFVRSRNFPSGDFARIQNQQRFVAAAINKITSTETLLSPGRLLELADVAGDNLKTDKNTTILGLRKLAQRLRSFDPQRYEAYVAPHLGIGNIDGASVVLPDTEAMEVLFEAVANNESPAEADGVPGIDPSTVRVGVYNGSGIDGAAERAAAALVEATDAGRGPVEIEETVNASRLNHKSHVIFYDRAKPETEAMAELVAAAVPGTQIQPRRLAPGIDVAVIVGKREFQTERVVQLVPIELPKPSATPSVCR